A portion of the Halobacillus ihumii genome contains these proteins:
- a CDS encoding PrkA family serine protein kinase, translating to MDILKRIQERREQEEELKWEGTFREYLDLLKEKPHLAQSAHSRVYNMVTQAGVEEEENGHKKYAFFDEDIYGLDEAMERLVEEYFHPAARRLDVRKRILLLMGPVSGGKSTLVNLLKRGLEKYSYTDEGAVFAIKGCPMHEDPLHMIPHHLRDEFREEYGIRVEGSLSPLNTMRLEQDYEGRMEDVLVERIFFSEDKRTGIGTFSPSDPKSQDIADLTGSIDFSTIAEYGSESDPRAYRFDGELNKANRGMMEFQEMLKCDEKFLWHLLSLTQEGNFKAGRFALISADELIVAHTNEAEYRSFIANKKNEALHSRMIVMPVPYNLKVTQEERIYEKMIRESDIRDVHIAPHTLKVAAMFTILTRLKESKKASVDVLKKMYLYDGEDVEGFSDVDVEELKKEFSDEGMSGIDPRYVINRISSTIIKKEMTSINALDVLRSLKDGLDSHPSISKEDKERYLEFISLARKQYDDLAKKEVQKAFVYSYEESARTLMDNYLDNVEAYCNKAKLRDPLTGEELNPDERLMRSIEEQIGVSENAKKAFREEILIRISAYARKGKKFDYQSHERLREAIQKKLFADLKDIVKITTSTKTPDEQQLKKINEVVATLIDEHGYNSTSANELLKYVGSLLNR from the coding sequence GTGGATATTTTAAAAAGAATCCAGGAACGAAGAGAGCAAGAAGAAGAATTGAAGTGGGAAGGTACCTTTCGAGAATACTTGGATCTATTAAAAGAGAAGCCGCATTTAGCACAGTCCGCTCACTCGCGTGTATATAATATGGTTACACAAGCTGGTGTGGAAGAGGAAGAAAACGGCCATAAGAAGTATGCTTTTTTTGATGAAGATATTTATGGGTTGGATGAAGCAATGGAACGGCTCGTGGAAGAGTACTTCCATCCGGCTGCCAGAAGGTTAGATGTAAGAAAGAGAATCTTGTTATTAATGGGACCTGTAAGCGGTGGTAAATCAACTCTTGTAAATTTATTAAAACGAGGGCTTGAAAAGTATTCCTATACTGATGAGGGAGCTGTATTTGCAATTAAGGGATGTCCGATGCATGAGGACCCTCTTCATATGATTCCGCACCATTTAAGGGATGAATTTAGGGAGGAGTATGGCATTAGGGTTGAGGGAAGTCTCTCTCCATTAAACACGATGCGGCTTGAGCAGGATTACGAGGGACGAATGGAAGATGTACTCGTTGAAAGAATCTTTTTCTCAGAAGACAAACGAACAGGGATTGGAACCTTCAGTCCGTCTGATCCGAAGTCCCAGGATATTGCTGATTTGACTGGCTCCATTGACTTTTCGACCATAGCTGAATATGGTTCGGAATCTGATCCAAGGGCGTACCGCTTCGACGGGGAGTTAAATAAAGCTAACCGAGGCATGATGGAGTTTCAAGAGATGTTAAAATGTGATGAGAAATTTTTATGGCATTTGTTAAGCCTGACACAGGAAGGTAATTTTAAAGCTGGGCGATTTGCTTTAATTTCAGCCGATGAACTGATCGTTGCCCATACAAACGAAGCGGAGTATCGTTCGTTTATAGCCAATAAGAAAAATGAGGCACTCCATTCTCGGATGATTGTCATGCCTGTTCCATATAACCTGAAGGTCACACAAGAAGAGAGAATATATGAGAAAATGATTCGTGAAAGTGATATTCGTGATGTGCATATTGCCCCACATACATTAAAAGTGGCCGCGATGTTTACGATTTTAACTCGTTTGAAAGAATCGAAGAAAGCGTCTGTCGATGTGTTGAAGAAGATGTACCTGTATGATGGAGAAGATGTCGAAGGCTTTAGCGATGTTGATGTTGAAGAGCTGAAGAAAGAATTTTCTGATGAGGGAATGAGCGGGATCGACCCGCGTTACGTCATAAACCGAATTTCCTCGACCATTATTAAAAAGGAAATGACTTCGATCAATGCGCTCGACGTACTCCGTTCGCTTAAGGATGGGCTGGACAGTCATCCGTCGATTTCTAAGGAAGACAAAGAACGGTATTTAGAATTTATTTCACTTGCTAGAAAACAATACGACGACCTGGCTAAGAAAGAAGTTCAAAAAGCATTCGTTTATTCTTATGAAGAGTCAGCTCGCACACTGATGGATAATTACTTGGATAATGTTGAGGCATATTGCAATAAGGCCAAACTCAGGGATCCACTGACAGGGGAAGAATTAAATCCAGACGAGCGATTGATGCGCTCCATTGAGGAACAAATTGGAGTCTCTGAAAATGCGAAAAAAGCTTTCCGAGAAGAAATTCTTATTCGAATCTCAGCCTATGCACGCAAAGGCAAGAAGTTCGATTATCAGTCTCACGAGCGGCTTCGTGAGGCGATTCAGAAGAAACTGTTTGCTGATCTTAAGGATATTGTTAAGATTACGACCTCTACGAAGACACCAGATGAACAGCAGCTGAAGAAAATCAATGAAGTCGTTGCGACTTTAATTGATGAGCATGGATACAATTCAACTTCAGCTAATGAACTATTAAAGTATGTAGGAAGTTTATTAAATCGTTAA
- a CDS encoding 2-oxoglutarate dehydrogenase E1 component — MGYIEEQYELYLTDANSVDASLKELFDAHGAPAWMSTSATPVTNGEAQASSEDIVKVTSALKLVEAIRRHGHLEADIYAVGGKDRQATQLTDIKNYGLTEEDLKRIPAEWIWPESPVKLDNALSVVRTLKERYSGTISFEYDHVNNDDERMWLQNKVESAAFQVKLGNEEKKQLLKRLADVEGFENFLAKTFVAQKRFSIEGLDVMVPMLDHLVQSASADKINHIMMGMAHRGRLNVLAHVLGKPYDRIFSEFHHSPNKELVPSEGSTGINYGWTGDVKYHFGARREVGDGEQTSTRVTLSHNPSHLEYVNPVVQGFTRAAQDDRSKPGYAQMDEEEAFGVLIHGDAAFIGEGVVAEGLNMSDLPGYRTGGTLHIIANNLVGFTTNRRDGRSTRYASDLAKGFEIPVIHVNADDPIACLSAISLSYEYRQKFHKDILIDLVGYRRYGHNEIDEPRSTQPKLYKEIDEHLTVANLFEKTLVDEGLVEEGSLSQINEEIEKNLRETFNNMKENETEEADVKDRPGGVERPLDEIETNVELDRLKQLNQDLLKRPEGFNGFKKLEKILKRRSNMLDEGNKVDWGAAEALAFASILEDGTPIRITGQDTERGTFAHRHMVLHDIETDETYSPLHGLDQAKASFDIYNSPLSEAGVIGFEYGYSVQAAESLVIWEAQFGDFANAGQVIFDQFVAAGRAKWGEKSSMVFLLPHGYEGQGPEHSSARLERFLQLAAENNWTVANVTSSAQYFHLLRRQAAISNKEEARPLVVMSPKSLLRNQRVAVEAERFSEGNFQSILRQPGLTKEGKAKEKVKSLLIGSGKLMVEIEDAVEKADQKFEAVDAVRIEQIYPFPDKKLAEILETYPNLEELVWVQEEPQNMGSWYFVEGILHKLLKEGQIHRYVGRPHRASPSVGEPNIHKTEQNRIIQEALQMSKGGKSNEGN; from the coding sequence ATGGGGTATATTGAGGAACAATACGAGTTATATTTAACAGATGCTAATTCTGTTGACGCTTCATTAAAAGAATTATTTGATGCTCATGGTGCACCAGCATGGATGAGTACATCAGCAACTCCAGTAACGAATGGGGAAGCACAAGCTTCATCAGAAGATATTGTTAAAGTAACCTCAGCATTGAAACTTGTTGAGGCTATTCGTCGTCATGGACATCTAGAGGCAGACATCTATGCTGTGGGCGGTAAAGATCGTCAAGCAACACAGCTGACAGACATTAAGAATTATGGATTGACTGAGGAAGACTTGAAGAGAATTCCGGCTGAATGGATATGGCCAGAATCCCCTGTCAAATTAGATAACGCCTTAAGTGTTGTCCGCACACTCAAAGAAAGGTACTCCGGTACAATTTCCTTTGAGTACGACCATGTAAACAACGATGATGAACGAATGTGGCTGCAAAATAAAGTAGAGTCAGCGGCTTTTCAAGTGAAATTAGGTAATGAAGAGAAGAAGCAGCTGCTTAAAAGACTGGCCGATGTGGAAGGGTTCGAGAACTTCCTGGCTAAAACTTTTGTAGCGCAAAAGCGCTTCTCTATAGAAGGTTTGGATGTCATGGTCCCGATGCTGGATCATTTAGTCCAATCAGCTTCAGCTGATAAAATTAATCATATTATGATGGGCATGGCCCACCGCGGAAGATTAAATGTGCTTGCTCACGTATTAGGCAAGCCTTACGATCGGATTTTTTCTGAGTTTCATCATTCTCCTAATAAAGAACTGGTACCTTCAGAAGGATCTACAGGCATTAACTACGGATGGACAGGCGATGTGAAATATCACTTCGGTGCCCGGCGTGAAGTTGGGGATGGAGAGCAAACGAGCACTCGTGTTACCCTAAGTCACAATCCGTCTCACTTAGAGTACGTAAATCCTGTCGTTCAAGGTTTCACCAGAGCGGCTCAAGATGACCGTTCGAAGCCTGGTTATGCTCAAATGGATGAGGAAGAAGCCTTTGGTGTACTCATTCATGGTGACGCTGCCTTCATCGGTGAGGGAGTTGTAGCGGAAGGGCTAAATATGAGTGATCTGCCTGGGTATCGTACAGGTGGAACTCTTCATATTATTGCTAATAACTTAGTAGGTTTTACAACGAACAGACGGGATGGCCGTTCAACAAGATACGCAAGTGATCTGGCAAAAGGTTTTGAAATTCCTGTCATTCATGTGAATGCTGATGACCCTATTGCTTGTTTATCTGCTATATCGCTATCTTATGAATACCGTCAAAAGTTCCATAAGGATATTTTGATTGATTTGGTTGGGTATCGCCGTTATGGCCACAATGAAATAGACGAGCCACGCTCTACGCAGCCGAAGCTTTATAAGGAAATCGATGAGCACCTGACAGTGGCCAATCTATTTGAGAAAACTCTTGTAGATGAAGGGTTAGTTGAGGAAGGATCTCTTTCACAAATCAATGAGGAAATTGAGAAAAACCTTCGTGAAACATTCAATAATATGAAAGAAAATGAGACTGAGGAAGCTGATGTAAAAGATCGTCCGGGCGGAGTAGAACGTCCGCTTGATGAAATCGAAACGAACGTAGAGCTGGACCGTCTGAAGCAGTTGAATCAGGATCTTCTCAAACGTCCTGAAGGATTCAACGGGTTTAAGAAACTTGAAAAAATTCTTAAGCGCCGGAGCAATATGCTGGATGAGGGCAACAAAGTCGATTGGGGTGCAGCTGAAGCTCTTGCTTTTGCATCGATCTTAGAAGATGGAACTCCAATTAGAATTACTGGACAAGATACGGAGCGGGGAACATTCGCGCATCGTCATATGGTTCTCCATGATATTGAAACGGATGAAACATACAGTCCGCTTCACGGGTTGGACCAGGCGAAGGCCTCCTTTGATATTTATAATAGTCCATTGTCTGAAGCTGGTGTAATTGGCTTTGAATATGGATACAGTGTTCAAGCAGCTGAATCCCTTGTTATTTGGGAAGCGCAATTCGGCGATTTCGCTAATGCGGGTCAAGTTATTTTTGACCAATTTGTTGCAGCTGGCCGTGCTAAATGGGGAGAGAAATCAAGTATGGTATTCTTGCTTCCTCATGGCTATGAAGGCCAAGGTCCTGAACACTCCAGTGCTCGACTGGAACGTTTCTTACAATTAGCCGCTGAAAACAATTGGACAGTGGCAAATGTGACGTCTTCAGCTCAATACTTCCATTTACTAAGACGCCAGGCTGCGATTAGTAATAAAGAAGAAGCGAGACCATTAGTTGTTATGTCACCAAAGAGTCTGCTTCGTAACCAGAGAGTGGCAGTTGAAGCTGAACGTTTTAGTGAAGGAAACTTCCAATCGATCCTAAGACAACCTGGTTTAACTAAAGAAGGAAAAGCTAAAGAGAAAGTGAAATCATTGCTCATCGGCAGCGGAAAACTTATGGTTGAAATTGAAGATGCAGTAGAGAAGGCAGACCAAAAATTCGAAGCAGTTGATGCCGTTCGCATCGAACAAATTTACCCATTCCCTGACAAGAAACTTGCTGAAATTCTGGAGACATATCCAAATCTGGAAGAGCTCGTATGGGTTCAAGAAGAACCGCAGAACATGGGAAGCTGGTATTTTGTAGAAGGTATCCTTCACAAGCTGCTTAAAGAAGGACAAATTCACCGCTACGTAGGCAGACCGCATCGTGCATCTCCTTCCGTAGGTGAACCGAACATTCATAAAACAGAACAAAACCGAATCATCCAGGAAGCGTTACAGATGTCTAAAGGAGGAAAATCAAATGAAGGAAATTAA
- the odhB gene encoding 2-oxoglutarate dehydrogenase complex dihydrolipoyllysine-residue succinyltransferase: MKEIKVPELAESITEGTIAEWLVKEGDQVEKGDPVLELETDKVNVEVNADAGGVIAELLKEEGDDVEVGDVIAKVDENGEAGGSSDDSSDDKQEEKQEEPKEEKQEQQQSTASEQKEEKKQESSNEQEGTKGDVIATPAARKRARELGIDLSEISARDPLGRIRPEDVDSAASSKNEKKAAPKQEKKESKKESSEKTEFDKPVVREKMSRRRQTIAKRLVEAQQESAMLTTFNEVDMTNVMNLRKERKDSFLKKHDIKLGFMSFFTKAAVGALKEFPLINAEIQGNEIVKKQFYDIGMAVSTEEGLVVPVVRDADRLDFAGIEKGIADVATKARNKELQLEDLQGGSFTITNGGIFGSMLSTPIINAPQVGILGLHNIEKRAKVMPDDTIQARPMMYIALSYDHRIVDGKDAVQFLRRIKEMIEDPYDLLLEG, encoded by the coding sequence ATGAAGGAAATTAAAGTTCCTGAATTAGCTGAATCCATCACAGAAGGCACGATTGCCGAGTGGCTCGTGAAAGAAGGGGATCAAGTAGAAAAAGGTGATCCTGTACTTGAGCTAGAGACAGATAAAGTAAATGTGGAAGTGAACGCCGACGCTGGCGGCGTAATCGCGGAGCTTTTAAAAGAAGAAGGTGATGACGTAGAAGTTGGGGACGTTATCGCTAAAGTGGATGAGAACGGTGAAGCAGGCGGTTCTTCTGATGACAGTTCCGATGATAAGCAGGAAGAAAAACAGGAAGAGCCTAAAGAAGAAAAACAAGAGCAGCAACAAAGCACTGCTTCAGAGCAAAAAGAAGAAAAGAAACAAGAAAGCTCAAATGAACAAGAAGGCACTAAAGGCGATGTGATCGCTACACCAGCGGCGCGTAAACGTGCGCGTGAGCTAGGGATCGACCTGAGTGAGATTTCTGCACGAGACCCATTAGGCCGAATTCGCCCAGAAGATGTGGACTCTGCGGCGAGCAGCAAGAATGAGAAAAAAGCAGCTCCTAAGCAGGAGAAGAAAGAAAGCAAGAAAGAATCAAGTGAAAAGACAGAGTTTGATAAGCCGGTAGTGCGCGAGAAAATGTCTCGTCGCCGCCAAACGATCGCTAAGCGTCTTGTAGAAGCACAGCAAGAATCTGCTATGCTTACAACGTTTAACGAAGTAGACATGACGAATGTCATGAATCTGCGTAAAGAACGTAAAGATTCATTCTTGAAAAAGCATGATATTAAGCTAGGATTTATGTCCTTCTTTACGAAGGCAGCTGTCGGCGCATTGAAAGAATTCCCGCTGATCAATGCTGAAATTCAGGGCAATGAAATTGTGAAGAAGCAATTCTATGATATTGGCATGGCTGTTTCTACAGAAGAAGGTCTGGTCGTTCCAGTTGTCCGCGATGCTGACCGTCTTGATTTTGCCGGCATTGAAAAAGGAATTGCTGATGTAGCTACGAAAGCTCGTAATAAAGAGCTTCAGCTCGAAGATTTACAAGGTGGTTCCTTTACGATCACGAATGGTGGGATTTTCGGTTCAATGTTGTCCACACCGATCATAAATGCCCCACAAGTAGGTATTCTTGGCTTGCACAATATCGAGAAGCGCGCTAAAGTTATGCCTGATGATACGATTCAGGCACGTCCAATGATGTACATTGCTCTTTCCTATGATCACCGAATCGTTGACGGTAAAGATGCGGTACAATTCTTACGCAGAATTAAAGAAATGATTGAAGATCCTTACGATCTACTATTAGAAGGATAA